A single Paenibacillus kribbensis DNA region contains:
- the aroF gene encoding 3-deoxy-7-phosphoheptulonate synthase translates to MIVIAGVQTPEEHIHAIVEVIEKEGLQAHVSRGSDRTIIGLIGSVEPKLAEHLRQMKGVENVVKISKSYKLASRDFHPENTVISINGVNIGGGELVIMGGPCAVESATQIDEIAALVKAAGAQVLRGGAFKPRTGPYSFQGTGVEGLIMMAEAGKKHDLLTITEVMTPEYVDICAEYADILQVGTRNMQNFDLLRKLGTCGKPVLLKRGFSSTYDEFLNAAEYILAGGNPNVMLCERGIRTFETYTRNTLDLSAIPVLQQLSHLPVIADPSHGTGRRELVVPMTKASVAAGADGLIIEMHTDPDNSMTGDGVQSLFPDQFADLLKDLELLAPAVGKTFHAPSTIS, encoded by the coding sequence ATGATCGTTATCGCTGGTGTTCAAACACCTGAAGAACATATCCATGCCATTGTTGAAGTTATTGAGAAGGAAGGCTTGCAGGCCCATGTTTCACGCGGATCGGATCGCACGATTATCGGATTGATCGGCAGCGTAGAGCCCAAGCTGGCTGAACACCTGCGTCAAATGAAGGGTGTAGAAAATGTAGTCAAAATATCGAAGTCCTACAAATTGGCTAGCCGTGATTTTCATCCCGAAAATACGGTTATATCCATTAATGGCGTAAATATCGGCGGGGGCGAGCTTGTGATTATGGGTGGGCCGTGTGCCGTGGAGTCTGCTACGCAGATTGACGAGATTGCCGCGTTGGTTAAAGCTGCGGGTGCACAAGTCCTTCGTGGAGGTGCTTTTAAGCCGCGTACGGGGCCTTACAGCTTCCAGGGAACTGGGGTAGAAGGCTTGATCATGATGGCCGAAGCGGGCAAAAAACACGATCTTCTGACTATCACAGAGGTCATGACACCGGAATACGTGGACATCTGTGCGGAATATGCGGATATTCTGCAAGTGGGTACACGCAATATGCAGAACTTCGATCTGCTGCGCAAGCTGGGAACCTGTGGCAAGCCAGTGTTGCTTAAACGCGGTTTCAGCTCGACTTATGACGAGTTTCTGAATGCTGCCGAGTACATTTTGGCAGGCGGAAATCCGAATGTTATGCTGTGTGAGCGCGGTATTCGCACATTCGAAACCTACACCAGAAATACGCTTGATTTGTCTGCGATCCCTGTTTTGCAACAGTTGAGCCATTTGCCGGTTATTGCTGATCCAAGCCATGGCACGGGACGGCGTGAGCTGGTTGTTCCTATGACGAAGGCTTCAGTAGCTGCCGGTGCTGACGGACTGATTATTGAGATGCATACAGACCCTGACAACTCGATGACGGGCGACGGCGTACAATCCCTGTTCCCTGATCAATTTGCAGATTTGCTGAAAGATTTGGAATTGCTTGCTCCTGCAGTAGGGAAAACATTCCATGCACCTAGTACCATTTCCTAA
- the glnA gene encoding type I glutamate--ammonia ligase encodes MSVENVLKTIQENNIEWVDFRFVDLSGRAHHISLPASEVDAETFVNGVAFDGSSIPGYRGIEESDMVMLPDPEAVFIDPFTQHPTLNILCDIATPDGEKYDRDPRGIAKKAEEFLQSAGVGTAAFFAPESEFFIFDDVRYESGMNSSSFFVDSEEAAWNTNRKEEGGNLGFKVGVKGGYVPVAPVDTQQDIRSEMCRLLEEAGLRIERHHHEVATAGQAEINFRFDTLKKTADNLLVYKYIVHNTARQYGKVATFMPKPLFGDNGSGMHVHQSIFDGDTPLFYEKGAYANLSEMALHYIGGILYHAPALIALTNPSTNSFKRLVPGYEAPVNLVFSKGNRSAAVRIPVAAVTPKGCRIEFRTPDSTANPYLAFSAMLMAGLDGIKRKLNPIELGYGPLDTNIYELSDAEKGKIRSVPASLDEALDALEADYEFLTEGGVFTKEFIDNYVEFKRSEAKSVNIRVHPHEYSLYFDC; translated from the coding sequence ATGTCCGTTGAAAACGTATTGAAAACAATTCAGGAAAATAATATTGAGTGGGTAGATTTTCGTTTTGTAGATTTGTCTGGTCGTGCTCACCATATTTCATTGCCAGCTTCCGAAGTAGATGCAGAAACATTTGTTAACGGTGTTGCTTTCGACGGTTCTTCCATTCCTGGCTATCGTGGCATCGAGGAATCCGACATGGTTATGCTGCCCGATCCAGAAGCGGTTTTTATCGACCCTTTCACTCAGCATCCTACACTGAATATTCTGTGTGACATTGCTACGCCAGATGGCGAAAAATACGACCGCGATCCTCGAGGTATTGCCAAAAAGGCAGAGGAATTTTTGCAATCGGCAGGAGTGGGCACAGCAGCATTTTTTGCACCTGAGTCCGAGTTTTTCATCTTTGATGATGTTCGCTACGAAAGCGGCATGAACAGTTCTTCCTTCTTCGTAGACTCCGAGGAAGCAGCTTGGAACACAAACCGTAAGGAAGAAGGCGGCAACCTGGGCTTTAAAGTGGGAGTGAAGGGCGGATATGTACCTGTAGCGCCAGTAGACACCCAACAAGACATTCGTAGTGAAATGTGCCGTCTGCTTGAAGAAGCAGGTCTGAGAATTGAGCGCCATCACCATGAGGTAGCTACAGCAGGCCAAGCGGAAATTAACTTCCGTTTTGATACACTGAAGAAAACAGCAGATAACCTGCTCGTTTATAAATACATTGTACACAACACAGCTCGTCAATATGGTAAAGTGGCAACATTCATGCCGAAACCACTCTTCGGAGACAACGGAAGCGGTATGCACGTTCACCAATCCATTTTCGATGGGGACACTCCTTTGTTCTACGAAAAAGGTGCTTATGCTAACCTGAGCGAAATGGCTCTTCATTACATTGGCGGTATTCTGTACCATGCACCTGCGCTGATCGCTTTGACAAACCCAAGCACCAACTCGTTCAAGCGTCTTGTTCCAGGCTACGAAGCGCCGGTTAACCTGGTATTCTCCAAAGGTAACCGTTCTGCGGCTGTACGTATTCCAGTAGCTGCTGTTACGCCAAAAGGCTGTCGGATCGAGTTCCGTACACCGGACTCCACAGCTAACCCTTATCTGGCTTTCTCGGCTATGCTGATGGCTGGATTGGATGGCATCAAGCGCAAACTGAACCCAATCGAATTGGGCTATGGTCCGCTTGACACGAATATCTATGAGCTGTCTGACGCTGAGAAAGGTAAAATCCGCAGCGTACCAGCTTCATTGGATGAGGCTCTTGACGCTCTGGAAGCTGACTACGAATTCTTGACTGAAGGCGGCGTATTCACAAAGGAATTTATCGACAACTATGTAGAGTTCAAACGTTCTGAAGCTAAATCGGTGAACATCCGTGTTCATCCGCACGAATACAGCCTGTATTTCGACTGCTAA
- the serC gene encoding 3-phosphoserine/phosphohydroxythreonine transaminase has product MLSKRAYNFNAGPAALPLKVLERVQAEFVDFQGTGMSIMEMSHRGAVYESVHNEAQERLLSLLGNPKGYKVLFLQGGASTQFAMLPLNFLSEGQVGSYVMTGSWSDKAYKEAKLLGKAHIAASSADEKYMRLPNVESLDLPEHTAYVHMTSNETIEGTQFKQFPDTGSVPLIVDMSSDIFCKPFDVTQFGLIYAGAQKNLGPSGVTVVVAREELLASSPSNIPTMLRYSTYEKNNSLYNTPPSFAIYMVNEVLKWIQEEGGLEGIERVNQQKAALLYDRIDSSEGFYRGCVDSRDRSIMNVTFRLANEDLEKQFIKESEQAGFIGLKGHRSVGGLRASIYNAVPLENCQALAEFMDSFKQRNR; this is encoded by the coding sequence TTGTTGAGTAAGAGAGCCTATAATTTTAATGCAGGACCAGCGGCATTGCCGCTAAAGGTACTGGAACGTGTACAAGCTGAATTCGTGGATTTTCAGGGGACAGGAATGTCCATCATGGAAATGTCTCATCGCGGAGCCGTGTATGAATCTGTTCATAATGAGGCACAGGAACGTTTGTTATCTCTGCTGGGCAATCCTAAGGGTTATAAGGTGTTGTTCCTGCAAGGGGGCGCCAGTACGCAATTTGCAATGCTGCCTTTGAATTTCCTGAGCGAAGGACAGGTCGGAAGCTATGTAATGACAGGTAGCTGGTCCGACAAGGCATACAAAGAGGCCAAGCTGCTGGGTAAGGCTCATATTGCCGCATCCTCTGCTGATGAGAAGTACATGCGTCTTCCAAATGTGGAATCTTTGGACTTGCCTGAGCATACTGCTTATGTACATATGACGTCCAATGAGACGATTGAAGGTACACAGTTCAAGCAATTTCCAGATACGGGTTCCGTACCGTTGATTGTCGACATGTCCAGTGATATTTTTTGCAAGCCGTTTGATGTTACTCAATTTGGATTGATCTACGCAGGCGCGCAAAAAAATCTGGGACCTTCCGGTGTAACGGTCGTCGTTGCCCGTGAAGAGCTGTTGGCCTCCTCGCCGTCCAACATACCTACGATGCTGCGTTACAGCACGTATGAAAAAAATAACTCTCTCTACAATACACCGCCATCCTTCGCCATCTATATGGTGAATGAAGTGCTGAAATGGATTCAGGAGGAAGGTGGCCTGGAAGGCATTGAGCGTGTAAACCAACAGAAGGCTGCATTGCTCTACGACCGTATTGACAGCAGCGAAGGCTTCTATCGTGGCTGTGTAGACAGCAGAGATCGCTCCATTATGAATGTAACCTTCCGTCTCGCTAATGAGGATCTGGAAAAGCAATTTATTAAGGAATCCGAGCAGGCCGGGTTTATCGGATTGAAGGGACATCGCAGCGTAGGAGGGCTTCGCGCTTCGATCTACAATGCTGTTCCATTG